The genomic interval ACTGCTTGCCTGCCAACAGCCGTGTACACAGTGCATGGGTGAGGTCTGTTCAACTGGCAAAGCAAACAGCAGGTCAAGGGCATACAGTACTGTGTGTACTATAAGATGTCTTCCGTCAGTCACACCCTTTCATCACAGAGACCCTACTTCTTCTCCTCCTGCTGCTACCGCTGTATCCAAAATGTGGTCTCGTGGTGCGTTTCAACTGATGAAAATGATTGTAGAGTACACAACAGAACAGTACCCCACCTTATGCAAACCACCATTCTCCCTAGGCCACGCCTGCGATTAGAGTTCACCCAGAACGAAGCTCGCTGAGAAAAGACAAGGCAAATAAAGACTTTATGGTGAAGACAGTAATTGGCCTCTGATTGACAGCATTTGATTgcactctgtatgtgtgtgtgtgtgtgtgtgtgtgtgcgtgtgtgtgtgtgtgtgaccagagaTAAACCGATTCTGCAGTATGGGGACCACACACATCTAGGGTCTCCACTGTGTTCATGGTTGTTTTGGTAACCCTCTATCCTGAATAGACCCATCCCTATTGCAGGCCAACATACATGCAGTTGACATTTACCGTAAATGTTACTGCTAGTTTGCTAATCATTTGTTCAACATCAATAGATGTATAGGGGACTATCCAAAATAGAGTGTTAATTGCTACCGTTCTTATCTGTTATCCCCAGACCCCATAGAGTGGAGCTCGGGGAACGTCCAGAAGTGGTTGTTGTGGACAGAGCACCTGTATAGACTGCCTCAGGCCGGCAAGGCCTTTCAGGAGCTCACTGGGAAAGACCTGTGTGCCATGAGTGAAGAGGACTTCAGGCAGAGGTCCCCTCAGTGTGGAGACACCCTGCACGCCCACCTGGACATCTGGAAGTCAGGTGTGTTATAATAGCTGTATGACTGGCAGGGCcatagccttttgggggccctaagcttatatccatgttaatatgatatatgagtgagaatgactaacaaaatcaattggGGCCCCCTGAAGGTCAGGTCCCCTAAAAACATGCTCTGCGTGCCTGGTCGGTATTCAGCCATGATTATTACAAATGTTTTTTGCGGGGGCCCTAAGCGACCACTTTTGTCGCTTATGCCTGGGGCTGGCCTTGATGACTGGTTTAGACAGACATTCTGCACATACTGTAGTTTACTACTGTTTTCTCCTCAGGATAATGAAGCTTTTATCATTCCGTtcaaacaatacaacaatacatctctctctctttctctcccttctttccctctctacAGCTGCCTGGATGAAAGAGAGGTGTTCCGTTGGAGACAGCAAAATCACAGGTAGGTTTAGCCTCTTCTTTGTTAGCTTTGTTAGGAAAGAAAGTGACATGAATCTCATTTCTCGAGGGCCAGAGTGTTCTTGGCCCTTGGGAAGGAGTAGTGGCAGTTGTGTGGGTTCATAGCTCCTAGGAAGAAGACCAGAGGGTCATGTATAGTGCAGCTCTGTTAGAAaatatgtgtgtggggggggggggggtgcgcatGAGTGTTCATAGCTCATCCCTCTGTGCAGGCGGAGAGGAGCTGTGGTTGGAGGCAGACTCGTCATGCTCAGGCCAGCCCATCCACCTGTGGCAGTTCCTCAGAGAGCTGCTCCTCAAGCCCCACACCTACGGACGCTGTATCCGCTGGCTCAACAAGGAGAAAGGTGAGCAGGACAGGCTGTGTGACCGCTAAGAACTGATGGGATGAGTTCAGAAGAATGACAATTTGATGCCGTGATAAAGTAATCCATATCTAATCTCACTCTGCTGTCTGTCAGGTATTTTCAAAATCGAGGACTCTGCTCACGTGGCAAGACTCTGGGGACTGAGGAAGAACCGTCCAGCGATGAACTACGACAAACTGAGCCGCTCCATACGGCAGTACTACAAGAAGGGCATCATCCGCAAGCCTGATGTCTCCCAGAGACTGGTCTATCAGTTTGTCCACCCAGTATGAGGGGACGGAGGAGGACAGAGGTCTCCAAAGAAAGGGCCACACGATCACACCTTGCATTTGTACATTACACCAACACCAAGCTGAGAAGGGGTGAAACTAacaagcatgcactgaccaacccCTGTAAGTACACATAGCCTTTGCCAGCTATTGCCAGTAAGTGTCAGCAGTCAAAGCTGGCAAATAATTTTTTCGCTTTTTTTAATGCAGAGAAGAAACTTGAGACTAAAATGAAAGTGCTTTTTCTCTGGGGCTGACTCCTCATAAAAACCaccaaacaacaaagaaagaaaaaaaacaactttGAACTGCCTTTTTCATTTGCACGATCTGCCTGTCCTTTTTCCCTATTATATCATTGAATCAATAACCCGTATCTTAAAACACCGGAAGACAACATTTGATTGGCATCAAACACAAGGAAGAGAAATTCCCATTGCCCACAGTTATACCTTTTAACATGATGTACctgctgtgtccctgtgtgtaggaCGAAGAACAGTCTGCGTCCGCTTGTTTATCAGAGCCTGTTTCTACTCATTCCTCTGGGAATGTGGTTAGGAGTTTTGCTTCAGCTAGGGTTCAGCTCTGGCTCTGGCTGTCATCCAGAGAGGCAAACAGCTCActctttttttttcatttttcacATGGCACACTTCGGGAACTCTCCCGAAAGGCTTTTACAAAAGAGTATTTCGCTGAACCTGAATGGGAGTGCAGCAACAACCCCCTCATAATAAACTCATATAGTCAAAGTCGGTAACTGACTGGTAAAAGCCGTTGGTTTTCCACCCTGCCATAGAAAACATCTAGAAAGCACCAGACCACTGTATATTACCATATTATATGTCATATGTTCTGCACCTTTTGCTTGCGTCTAATTGTAATATCATTTTTGATTTGAAATGTAACCAAAAAATATAGAAAGGAATATCTACATCATAAAACTGTATCCTTCACCATCTTCACCATTGCAATACAGGTTCAATTCTTGAAAACCAGCAGCATTACTAATCTCATAATTGATCATTACCAGTTCTGTCGAATTCTATGAAGTATACAATAAAAAATGTGGGTTCCTCGAGGGGTTTTTGGTAAGGGTgctggttctatgtggaaccacaCTGACCCAAAGAACCCTTTGAGCCCTTCAATGGTTCTTTGAGGTTCAAAAAATGTAAACATAGCAGCAGCAGCTCATTCAACATTTTGGGACTTGGCTTGCTCACAGCTCTTTCTGTGCAACCCTGAGTGAGTGTCCTTCCAGGTGATCTAATCTGTTGTGTTACGCTGTTACATGTTATGTATGACTATGGTCAGTGACAGTGTCTTGTGAAAGACTCAAGTATGGCCTTGTGTCAATTGAGAATGGTTGACTAAGTCAGTAGTTCTCAATTCTCAcctcagggacccccagccgttccagaGCTCCCACACCTGATTTAACTTGTTAATAAACACAATAATACAAACGATTGCATTTTAACAGTATATTATGGCTTTTAAACCAGAATAAAAACCCATGTATGGTTCTACAAAGAACCATTGAGATTGAGaaaggttctttatagaaccagtCTCCATGAAGGTTCTATATCGAAACCATAAAAAAAGGGTTCTATATTTCCCCATAAAGGGATGTAACCATAGCGGAACCCTTTTTTGGTGGTATATAGAACCTTTTTTTTTTATGGTTctttataaaacattaggaacgggTTCTTTACAGCACCATACAGGCTCCATTTAGAACTttatgagcatggttctttaCAGAAAAAAAGTTCCGTACATAAACGGGTTGGCCGACAACTTCAGGAAAATGACGAGTGCGCATCGATGAGGTAGATGGCCGTGTGGTGTTATGATTCGGAACAgtcagctagcaacaatgacaagacgctGCCACGTGGGGAATCATAGGTGGCTGACTTCAGCTCGTGTCGTGTTGTCCCCATTCATTATTACGATCTCAAGTGAACTCTTATCCAAGTTACAGTATCTGCTTGACCTTGGTGCCTTGCATAGTTCCAGCTAACTGGATATATTCGTCTGAGCATACAATCCAGGCTAAACTAAAGCCTCATTCACACCTTGTGCTATCTAACGTGAGGCTCTCATCATCTGATCAAGATGATTCAATCACTATCTGATTAAGGTCTGTTAAATCTGCAAATGGTAATAAAATGTATCTCTTATACAGGggcacaactttggttttagaagtgggggtgggggggggggggggtgcataaCCTGATGGGGGGTCTGGAGGTCATCCCTCAGAATTTATGGGCATATAaagctcatttactgcatttctacaAAATCTAATATGACctatttggggtcacttaaatggaaaataagaatagaatatgtttctaaatacttctacatgaatgtgaatactaccatgattatggataatcctgaataaATCGTGAATaacgatgagtgagaaagttatagATAAGATCACAAACGAGCCAAGTTAATTTACTTCTGTTGacaaacaaaggctacaaaacatttccatacacacaacagctgttagatactgctacctgacagtgtcacgatcgtgtggcggattaacggaccaaaatgcagcagttggaaaataagccatcttctttttattatgaagaaggccaaaaaacgaaacaaaacactgacacaaacactttaacaaaacaacaaaacgaccgtgaagctacaaacgttgtgcacaaacatacaggctactaacgttcttacatagacaattacccacaaccaatgagagcctatggctaccctaaataaggctcccaatcagagacaaccgaaatcagctgtctctaattgggaactcattcaggtaaccatagactctcctagacaactaaacataattagacaatactagaaacctgtactccacacaaacccatatactatacacaacccctttaccataaacaacacccaaaaccaacaaaacaaaaacattccccatgtcacaccctgacctaactaaaataataaagaaaaccaataatactaaggccagggcgtgacataaccccccccttgaggcgcgaactccgggcgcaccatacacagtctaggagagggtctgggtgggcttccatccacggtggcggctccggctctggtcgcggtccccacgtcaccacagtacctaaacacctcctaggcttcctccaaacgacccccctccaccttaaccccattgcattcaggggcagttccggactaaggggcagtaccagggtaagaggcagtaccagggtcaggggcagtactagggtcagggacagtaccagggtcaggggcagtaccagggtaaggggcagcaccagggtaaggggcagcaccagggtaaggagcagcaccaggataaggggcagctccggactgaagaatggcagctccggactgagggactgcagctccggactgagggactgcagctccggactgagggactgcagctccggactgagggatggcccatggctggcagacggatctggctgctcatggctagctgacggatctggctgctcatggctagctgacggatctggctgctcatggctaactgacggatctggctgctcatggctagctgacggatctggctgctcatggctagctgacggatctagctgctcatggctagctgacggatctggctgctcatggctggctgacggatctggctgctcatggctggctgacggatctggctgctcatggctagctgacggatctggctgctcatggctggctgacggatctggctgctcatggctggctgactgatctggctgctcatggctggttggcggctctggcagatcctgtctggttggcggctctggcagatcctgtctggttggcggctctggcagatcctgtctgacggacggctctagcggctcctgtctggctggcggctctagcggctcctgtctggcggacggctcagtgggctcatggcagacgggcggctttgcaggctcatggcagacgggcggctttgcaggctcatggcagacggatggctcagatggcgctggggagacgagcagttcagtcatcgctgtgcagacggcagactcctgccggctgaggcgcactgtaggcctggtgcgtggtgccgggactggtggcaccgggctggggacacgcatctcagggctagtgcggggagcaggaacagggcatactggaccctggcgacgcacattaggcctagtgcgtgggtgccggaattggtgataccgggctggagacacgcaccataggacgagtgcgtggaggaggaacagggctctggagacacactggaagcctgttacgtggtgtaggcactggtggcactgaactggggcggggaggtggcgccggaaataccggaccgtgcaggcgtattggctcccttgagcattgagcctgaccaaccttacctggttgaatgctccccgttgcccgaccagtgcggggaggtggaataacccgcaccgggctatgtaggcgaaccggggacaccatgcataaggctggtgccatgtaaaccggcccgaggagacgcactggtggccagatatgtagggccggcttcatgacatccggctcaatactcaatctagccctgccagtgcagggaggtggaataacccgcaccgggctatgcacacgtacaggagacaccgtgcgctctactgcgtaacacggtgtctgcccgtactctcgctctccacggtaattacagggagtaggcgcaggtttcctacctgacttcgccactctccctttaagccccccccaaagaattttttggggttttcccacaggcttcctaccgcttcgtcgtgctgcctccattcgccggtatccctcctcgcactgcgccagagaatcccaggcgggctccggcactctccctgggttgatcgcccacctgtcgatctcctcccacgtagtgtagcccagatcctttgtaggttccttttcctgtctccgagctagctcctcatatcgccgcctctctgctttcgctgcctccagctcagctttggtgcggttatattctcctggtacctcccggtctaaaatttcctcccatgtccatgaatccttgtatttctcctgttgccgctggtcatgccgcttggtcctatggtgggtaattctgtcacgatcgtgtggcggattaacggaccaaaatgcagcagttggaaaataagccatcttctttttattatgaagaaggccaaaaaacgaaacaaaacactgacacaaacactttaacaaaacaacaaaacgaccgtgaagctacaaacgttgtgcacaaacatacaggctactaacgttcttacatagacaattacccacaaccaatgagagcctatggctaccctaaataaggctcccaatcagagacaaccgaaatcagctgtctctaattgggaactcattcaggtaaccatagactctcctagacaactaaacataattagacaatactagaaacctgtactccacacaaacccatatactatacacaacccctttaccataaacaacacccaaaaccaacaaaacaaaaacattccccatgtcacaccctgacctaactaaaataataaagaaaaccaattatactaaggccagggcgtgacagacagaTAGCTAGAGGGTAGAGCTGAACTGACTGTggaacgctagctagctagctagttcattCATTTCAAACAGAACTGgaggggatgaaacattagctaacaGTGCACGTCAGTTGCACTACTAGCTCAGCACTGGgaatattttttcttcttctgttgagtcaaacagcagttacctGGCCAGCTATATCAGTCAAATAAAGAGAAGCCAGTTTCTGCTGTGCTTGCTTTTTGCAACTTGAAGAAAAAGCAAAATACATACAGACGACAAATGCCTCAGTTCACACTCTCTGTGGTGTCTGCACGGTCCTAAATCCAGCCGGCTGAAACCACTGAAACCACCTTCCCGACCGCTCTGAGGCATCCGCATGTTCCTAAAGCACACCTATGCTGCTTTCTGTAACACAATGCAGTGATAAAACTGAGGAAGGAGggcaaaatgcaatttcagaatgtgggaggGGGTCATGCCCCGTCCGCCCgtccgtccccagtgaaagttgcacccctgctcTTATCTGTCAACTTAATCTGCATTGTGATCAGATTTTCTGGTCCCTCCCTGTATGCAAATTATTTGACAGATATAAGACAGTTATTGATGCCATTAGTCAATGGTGTTACCTTTCCATGATTTTACAGGGCGGAATAATGATGATTTAAATCCAGGTCTGTTTACAGAGACAATGGGTCCCTGACTACCTCCGGAGATAGTCAGGAAGATTGGATCACAATCAGAACACAGTGTATTAGTAATCTACAcctaaaaatgtgggcacaatcagaacgTGGACAAGATCAGAACACAGGACACATtttagcaccaggtataaacaggaCTTATAAATAAGAAACATTAAAATACGGATTGCGACCGAAGAGTCACTTTGCACATAATATTTGTAAGAGGAtgtaaagtgccttcagaaagtattcatacaacTTGACTTACtccaaaaatctatttaatattgacaataccccatattgacaaagtgaaaacatgttttaagaattttttgcaaatttattgagaatgaaatacagaaatatctaatttacgtaagtattcacactcctgagtcaatacagtgccttcggaaaagtattcagaccccttgacattttccacattttgttactttacagcctcattctaagaTGGGCTGAATAGTTTCCCCCCTcaacaacctacacacaataccacataatgatcaAGCAAAAACCGTTTTTGAGCATTtttggaaatgtattaaaaaaaaaactgaaatatcacatttacataagtatttagaccctttactcagtactttgttgaatcacctttggcagcgattacagcctcgagtcttcttgggtatgacgctataagcttggcacacctgtatttggggagtttctcccattctccgcagatcccctcaagctctgtaaggttggatggggagcgtcgctgcacagctatcttcaggtctctccagagatgttcgatcgggttcaagtctgggctctggctgggccgctcaaggacattcagagacttgtcccgaagtcactcctgtgttgtcttggctgggcCAGagcccaatcaagttgtagaaacatctcaaggatgatcaatggaaacaggatgcacctcggcttaatttcgagtctcataacaaagggtctgaaaacatgtaaataaggtatctgtttttatttttaataaatgtgcaaaaacttCTACAAATCTGTTTTCCTTTTGTCCTTATATtgatgagaaaaataaataattgaatcaattttagaataaggctgtaacgtaacaaaatgtagaaaaagtcaaggggtctgaatattttccaaatgcactgtgcatattagaatcacctttactgatgtgagtatttctgggtaagtccctaagagctttgcacacttggattgtacaatatttgcacattattctttaaaacattcttcaagctctatcaagttggttgttgagcatcgctagacagccattttcaagtcttgccgtaGATTCTCAatctgatttaagtcaaaattgaaactaggccattcaggaacattcaatgtcatcttggtaagcaaccacagtgtatatttggccttgtgtcttaggttattgtcctactgaaaggtgaatttgtctcccagtgtgttggaaagcagactgaaccaggttatcTTCTAGGATTTTGACTCTGCTtagctgagttaggaaggatgcctgtgtctttgtagcgactgggtgtattgatacaccatccaaagtgtaattaataacttcactgtgctcaaaaggatattcagtgtctgcttctTTTAattgttttacccatctaccaattggtggccttctttgcgaggcattgaaaaacctccccagtctttgtggttgaatctgtgtttgaaattcactgcttaacTGTGGGACCGTACAGAttattgtatgtgtgggggtacagagatgaggtagtcattcaaaaatcatgttaaacactagtccatgcaacttataatgtgacttaagcacatttttactcctgaaggcTTGTcagaacaaaggggttgaatacttattgacgcaAGACATTTCaggttttcatttttaattaatttcccaaaaattctaaaaacataattccacttatgGGGAACTGTGtgaaggccagtgacacaacatctcaatttaatccattttaaaatcaggctgtaacacaaaaaaatgtggacaaagtcaagggatgtgataCTTTCTGAGAGCACTGTATGTGATGTCATTTTTCATCAGTCAGTCAGGGCCTGGACAAGGGTCATCTCCTCACAAATATTCCACTTCCAGCCTCTATACTCGATCTACCCTGCCTGTTCATACCTATTTTATCATGCTATCCTTAAATATTTATCTTTATGTTAAACGTGCACTGGTGTGTTGATTGGTacattttatttgttggcttAAATTGGTCTTTTATTACCATGAAATGTTAATACATAATATTTGTTATATTTTCTGCACGATTCATCATTGGTCTTTATTATGAATGCAGCGGCCAAAAACAGTTCCTGTGAGAAAAGACACCGTAAGATCTACACTATTTAAATACTGGTTGAAATATGATATTCATCTATAAGGTCCTAACAAGTTCAACATATATCACCTCAAGGTGAACGTGGCGGCTTGataaaaaggtcagagagaatGTCTCGCTCagggaataaaaaataaaaaagcaagtGCCATAAAATACAATATTTACTTTTTTATCTGCAACCATAATTTCATTCATACATAAAAAGTCATAGCACTGTATTTGTAGACGTCACTCCCCCATTAGATGTCAACCCAAACAGTGATTGCAGTTAGGGGCATTTGATTCAGAAAGAGTAGGAAGCTGAACTTCTTTGTGTTTACTGATGACCTCTAGTGGTGTGTTAGGtaaggcttttttttttttttttaacagcttGCAGGTTAATTCATTATTAAAAGACTTGCCAACATTATAAAGTCTCATTCATGCTTATGACCAACGTTTTTGGTCAACAAAGAGTCAAATCACCAGGAATTTAGCGACAACAACAAAAAGTGACCGTGCCTCAAATGTAATCAaatggtcaatttgcagtgtacaaaaaaaaattttttttttttaatggatgTGTGTATATCACCCCGCTATCCAGAGAATGCGTGTACCCATCATCACAATAGTCGTACCAATGTTCTGATAAAGCCTTTTATTTTGTTGTATGCAGATGAACAGGCACTACAGTTTGAAGAGTACAGAACTATTATTCCAAGCAGACAGGCTTCTAGACCACTAGGGCTTTCCAACAACCACTGGTTCCCCTACATACTGTGTGCGAAACAAGGTCAATTAAAAGGTTAAAACATCTTTACATATTCACCATCCTTTCACGGCTTCACGTGAACTTCTGTGTGAACGCCATCGGCATGATGTAAATTACTGAACTTTACATCATACTCATATACAAATTAGATGACATGTGTACAA from Salvelinus fontinalis isolate EN_2023a chromosome 18, ASM2944872v1, whole genome shotgun sequence carries:
- the LOC129814873 gene encoding SAM pointed domain-containing Ets transcription factor-like, whose translation is MSSPGESISSEGSSPLFPSRLGLPESPMGDRTGAEAGMAWEMEDTKPCMEALEHRGLPGLHLSCFDMLFTEDSTWLVKVTEASSGQACPVPLPITRSEHREEPEQCPVIDSQALGLSPGLEGQEEERSLEQVQSMVVGEVLKDIETACKLLNIIPDPIEWSSGNVQKWLLWTEHLYRLPQAGKAFQELTGKDLCAMSEEDFRQRSPQCGDTLHAHLDIWKSAAWMKERCSVGDSKITGGEELWLEADSSCSGQPIHLWQFLRELLLKPHTYGRCIRWLNKEKGIFKIEDSAHVARLWGLRKNRPAMNYDKLSRSIRQYYKKGIIRKPDVSQRLVYQFVHPV